Proteins from one Acidiphilium multivorum AIU301 genomic window:
- a CDS encoding aromatic/alkene/methane monooxygenase hydroxylase/oxygenase subunit alpha, with amino-acid sequence MTSLTLNKITSQRGISVGEATRKISDLGWNPTYVQEAMTFPTDYKITKAPRDPMKQVLRSYFPMQEEKDNRVYGALDAALRGDMFRNVEPRWVEWMKLFLAIIPFPEISAARSMAMVARLAPGEDLRTGFTMQMVDEFRHSTIQMNLKKWYMENYIDPAGFDITEEAFGKCYATTIGRQFGEGFITGDTMTAACMYLTVVAETAFTNTLFVAMPSEAARNGDYALPTVFLSVQSDESRHIGNGHSMLMAALKEPDNHLLLERDLRYAFWQNHAIVDAAIGTFIEYGTTNRDKSKESYAEMWHRWIFEDYYRTYMLPLEKYGIKVHHDDVQAAWKRLTEKLYVHHVAQFFAVGWPVNFWRIEAQREADFEWFEHKYPGWYAKFGDFWKWYDKLSHRGETVITFNQDVGYVYPHRCWSCLVPCLIREDMVVDEIDGKLHTFAHELDRWTAVEAFADEYQGRPTPAMGRFSGKREWETVYHGWDLADAIKDLNFVRSDGKTLVPQPHLRFEDSELWTLDDVRGHTLLSPLTLLREMSPEDRAKHIAEYRAGFTITPFN; translated from the coding sequence ATGACGTCCTTGACGCTCAACAAGATTACCTCGCAGCGCGGCATATCCGTCGGCGAGGCGACCAGGAAGATTTCCGACCTCGGGTGGAACCCGACCTATGTCCAGGAAGCGATGACCTTCCCGACGGACTACAAGATCACCAAGGCACCGCGCGATCCGATGAAGCAGGTGCTGCGCTCCTACTTCCCGATGCAGGAAGAGAAGGACAACCGCGTCTACGGCGCGCTCGATGCGGCGCTGCGCGGCGACATGTTCCGCAATGTCGAGCCGCGCTGGGTCGAATGGATGAAGCTGTTCCTGGCGATCATCCCCTTCCCGGAAATCTCGGCGGCGCGCTCGATGGCGATGGTCGCGCGCCTCGCGCCGGGCGAGGATCTGCGCACCGGGTTCACCATGCAGATGGTCGACGAGTTCCGCCACTCGACCATCCAGATGAACCTCAAGAAATGGTACATGGAGAACTACATCGACCCGGCGGGCTTCGACATCACCGAGGAAGCCTTCGGCAAATGCTACGCGACCACGATCGGCCGCCAGTTCGGCGAGGGGTTCATCACCGGCGACACGATGACCGCCGCCTGCATGTATCTCACCGTCGTCGCTGAAACCGCGTTCACCAACACGCTGTTCGTCGCCATGCCCTCCGAGGCCGCCCGCAACGGCGACTACGCGCTGCCGACCGTCTTCCTCTCGGTGCAGTCCGACGAGAGCCGGCATATCGGCAACGGCCACTCGATGCTGATGGCCGCCCTCAAGGAGCCGGACAACCATCTCCTGCTCGAACGCGACCTGCGCTACGCCTTCTGGCAGAACCACGCGATCGTCGATGCCGCGATCGGCACCTTCATCGAATACGGCACCACCAATCGCGACAAGTCGAAGGAATCCTATGCGGAGATGTGGCACCGCTGGATCTTCGAGGATTACTACCGCACCTACATGCTGCCGCTCGAGAAATACGGCATCAAGGTGCATCACGACGACGTCCAGGCCGCGTGGAAGCGGCTGACCGAGAAGCTCTATGTCCACCACGTCGCCCAGTTCTTCGCCGTCGGCTGGCCGGTGAACTTCTGGCGCATCGAGGCCCAGCGCGAGGCGGACTTCGAGTGGTTCGAACACAAATACCCCGGCTGGTACGCGAAGTTCGGCGATTTCTGGAAATGGTACGACAAGCTCAGCCATCGCGGCGAGACGGTCATCACCTTCAACCAGGATGTCGGCTACGTCTATCCGCATCGCTGCTGGAGCTGCCTCGTCCCCTGCCTGATCCGCGAGGACATGGTGGTCGACGAAATCGACGGCAAGCTGCACACCTTCGCCCACGAGCTCGATCGCTGGACCGCCGTCGAGGCCTTCGCCGACGAATATCAGGGCCGCCCGACCCCCGCGATGGGCCGCTTCAGCGGCAAGCGCGAGTGGGAGACGGTCTATCACGGCTGGGATCTCGCGGACGCGATCAAGGATCTCAACTTCGTCCGCTCCGACGGCAAGACCCTGGTGCCCCAGCCGCATCTGCGCTTCGAGGACAGCGAACTGTGGACGCTCGATGACGTGCGCGGCCACACCCTGCTCTCGCCGCTCACCTTGCTGCGGGAGATGAGCCCGGAGGATCGCGCGAAGCATATCGCCGAATATCGCGCGGGCTTCACGATCACGCCGTTCAACTGA
- a CDS encoding WD40 repeat domain-containing protein, producing MNQAGPRTLTLFDLLGRVWHCSAPAGALCFGGDGTAVAFACADGTVAVAAIEDPEPPETRIRISGDVGQATIRPRARPPAPLAISPSLHDGAPPIAAGDGGGFLAGTRDGEIVVLGADGAVRGTRARIDGPVIALDHAAAVAITAVAGSDAVQLCQGVGALSDELADDGEGEIVGIRLSPSGRHLAIARSESLSIVAIDGSGRAPMVFGLLSRPLSLAWREDEAWLACTLAEGGFLMIDCEGGRSGTVTGFPMATRDAAWSGPAAAFVASGAFRVAAWSMATPPLDGDMTGALVSGRAGLVAVESVAAHPARPLVAAGYANGQILLVQIGGRDELLVRPGGSAVTALGWSADGHHLAAIGADGMVSIMAFPDRMFK from the coding sequence ATGAACCAGGCTGGCCCGCGAACGCTCACCCTTTTCGACCTGCTCGGACGCGTCTGGCACTGCAGCGCGCCGGCCGGCGCGCTGTGCTTCGGCGGCGATGGGACGGCCGTCGCCTTTGCCTGCGCCGACGGTACGGTGGCGGTGGCTGCGATCGAGGATCCCGAACCGCCGGAGACGCGGATCCGGATCAGCGGCGATGTCGGGCAGGCGACGATCCGCCCGCGCGCGCGACCACCCGCACCGCTTGCCATCTCGCCTTCCCTGCATGACGGCGCGCCGCCGATCGCGGCCGGCGATGGCGGCGGCTTTCTGGCCGGCACGCGGGACGGCGAGATCGTCGTGCTGGGGGCGGACGGCGCGGTGCGCGGCACGCGGGCGCGGATCGACGGCCCGGTGATCGCGCTTGATCATGCGGCTGCGGTGGCGATCACCGCGGTCGCGGGCAGCGACGCCGTGCAGCTGTGCCAGGGCGTGGGTGCGCTATCCGACGAGCTGGCCGACGATGGCGAAGGCGAGATCGTCGGCATCCGCCTCTCGCCCTCCGGACGGCATCTCGCCATTGCGCGGAGCGAGAGCCTGAGCATCGTGGCGATCGACGGCAGCGGCCGGGCGCCGATGGTGTTTGGCCTGCTGTCGCGCCCGCTGTCGCTCGCCTGGCGGGAGGACGAGGCCTGGCTCGCCTGCACGCTGGCCGAGGGAGGGTTCCTGATGATCGATTGCGAGGGCGGACGCAGCGGCACCGTCACCGGGTTTCCGATGGCGACGCGCGATGCCGCCTGGAGCGGGCCGGCCGCGGCGTTCGTGGCATCCGGGGCGTTTCGCGTCGCCGCCTGGTCGATGGCGACGCCGCCGCTCGATGGCGACATGACCGGCGCGCTGGTCAGCGGCCGGGCGGGGCTGGTGGCGGTGGAGAGCGTTGCCGCACATCCGGCGCGTCCGCTCGTCGCGGCGGGTTACGCCAACGGCCAGATCCTGCTCGTCCAGATCGGCGGGCGGGACGAACTGCTCGTGCGCCCCGGCGGCAGCGCGGTGACGGCACTCGGCTGGTCGGCTGACGGGCACCACCTCGCCGCCATCGGGGCGGACGGGATGGTGAGCATCATGGCGTTTCCGGACCGGATGTTCAAATGA
- a CDS encoding ribbon-helix-helix domain-containing protein, with the protein MNPKPAPPRRRQGGTMCNLLQGRDPADFAQTSRSVRLSGRSTSVRLERVFWDALGEIATAEGVSVPRLIALLHDEAEDWFGDIDNLASLLRAACILYRRRSP; encoded by the coding sequence ATGAACCCGAAGCCGGCGCCACCAAGGCGGCGGCAGGGAGGAACGATGTGCAATCTTCTGCAAGGCCGCGACCCTGCGGATTTCGCCCAGACCAGCCGCTCGGTCCGGCTCTCCGGCCGGTCGACCAGCGTGCGGCTCGAACGCGTCTTCTGGGACGCGCTGGGCGAGATCGCCACGGCGGAAGGCGTCTCCGTCCCGCGTCTGATCGCCCTGCTCCACGATGAGGCGGAGGACTGGTTCGGCGATATCGACAATCTCGCCTCGCTGCTGCGCGCCGCGTGCATTCTCTATCGCCGGCGGAGCCCCTGA
- a CDS encoding VOC family protein — protein sequence MAKAIHSMIRVLDEARSIAFYAQAFGLEIADRLDFDTFTLVYMSNAENDFELELTINKGRTEPYALGDGYGHIAFCVDDLDAEHARFDAAGWAPRKIVEFRRDGTLLARFFFVADPDGYQIEVLQRHGRYR from the coding sequence ATGGCCAAAGCGATCCACAGCATGATCCGCGTGCTCGACGAGGCGCGCTCGATCGCGTTCTACGCGCAGGCTTTCGGCCTGGAGATCGCAGATCGGCTCGATTTCGACACGTTCACGCTGGTCTACATGAGCAATGCGGAAAATGATTTTGAACTCGAACTGACGATCAACAAGGGCCGCACCGAACCCTATGCGCTCGGCGATGGCTATGGCCATATCGCCTTCTGCGTCGACGATCTCGACGCCGAGCACGCGCGGTTCGACGCGGCGGGCTGGGCGCCGCGCAAGATCGTCGAGTTCAGGCGCGACGGCACGCTGCTCGCGCGGTTCTTTTTCGTTGCCGATCCGGACGGATATCAGATCGAGGTGCTGCAACGCCACGGCCGCTATCGCTGA
- a CDS encoding YgaP family membrane protein, translating into MNVDKTVLSFAGFMVLLSLALGWLVSPWFYVLTALVGLNLFQAGITGFCPAAMLLRRLGMKPGCAFR; encoded by the coding sequence ATGAATGTGGACAAGACCGTTCTCAGCTTCGCGGGTTTCATGGTGCTGCTCAGTCTCGCGCTGGGCTGGCTGGTGAGCCCGTGGTTCTACGTCCTCACCGCGCTGGTGGGGCTCAACCTGTTCCAGGCCGGTATCACCGGCTTCTGCCCCGCCGCCATGCTGCTGCGGCGGCTTGGCATGAAGCCGGGCTGCGCCTTCCGCTGA
- a CDS encoding thioredoxin family protein: MADATHLVCPHCGAVNRIPPARPAQAAQCGACHRKLFDGHPVEVDQAGFERHAERDGIPLLLDVWAPWCGPCRMMAPQFEQAATILEPEVRLLKLNADEAPEISARLGVRGIPALFLLRGGRVIGQSAGAMSAQAIVDFARRHLAAAA; the protein is encoded by the coding sequence ATGGCTGACGCAACCCATCTCGTCTGTCCGCATTGCGGCGCGGTGAACCGCATCCCGCCGGCGCGCCCGGCGCAGGCCGCGCAATGCGGCGCCTGCCACCGCAAGCTGTTCGACGGCCATCCCGTCGAGGTCGACCAGGCCGGCTTCGAGCGCCACGCCGAGCGGGACGGGATTCCCCTCCTGCTCGATGTCTGGGCGCCCTGGTGCGGACCGTGCCGGATGATGGCGCCGCAATTCGAGCAGGCGGCCACCATCCTCGAACCGGAGGTCCGGCTGCTCAAGCTCAATGCCGACGAGGCGCCGGAGATCTCCGCCCGCCTCGGCGTGCGCGGCATCCCGGCGCTGTTCCTGCTCAGGGGCGGTCGGGTCATCGGCCAGAGCGCCGGGGCCATGAGCGCTCAGGCGATCGTCGATTTCGCGCGCCGCCACCTCGCGGCGGCGGCGTGA
- a CDS encoding NAD(P)/FAD-dependent oxidoreductase, whose amino-acid sequence MAEIVVLGAGLGGTLAAFETAGQIRPEDRITLIGERNTFQFTPSNPWVAVGWRERADIEVSLDKVTRRKNITFRTEGAARVHPAENRVELNGGESIPYDYLIIATGPELAFDEIPGCGPGQNTVSICQTDHAAAAFEVFERFCANPGPVVVGAVQGASCFGPAYEFAFILDRELRKRRLRSKVPMTFVTSEPYIGHLGLDGVGDTKSLMESELRHRHIKWITNAKIAAVDAEKVVAEEVGADGQTIATHELPSRFTMFLPAFRGVPALRGIEGLVNPRGFVLIDEHQRNPAYPNVFSVGVCVAIPPVGKTPVPVGVPKTGFMIESMVTATAHNIGALLRGEAPHARATWNAVCLADFGDGGVAFVAQPQIPPRDVNWASTGAWVHLAKVAFEKYFLRKIRAGESEPFYERFLMKQLNITKIHHNDRKPAKGAGHG is encoded by the coding sequence ATGGCAGAGATTGTGGTCCTTGGGGCGGGGCTTGGCGGCACGCTCGCCGCGTTCGAAACCGCGGGACAGATCCGGCCGGAAGACAGGATCACGCTGATCGGCGAGCGGAACACGTTCCAGTTCACCCCGTCCAACCCTTGGGTCGCCGTCGGCTGGCGCGAGCGCGCCGACATCGAGGTCTCGCTCGACAAGGTGACGCGCCGCAAGAACATCACCTTCCGCACCGAGGGTGCCGCCCGCGTGCATCCGGCCGAAAACCGCGTCGAGCTCAATGGCGGCGAGAGCATTCCCTACGATTATCTCATCATCGCCACCGGCCCCGAACTCGCCTTCGACGAGATTCCCGGCTGCGGCCCCGGGCAGAACACCGTCTCGATCTGCCAGACCGACCATGCCGCCGCCGCTTTCGAGGTGTTCGAGCGCTTCTGCGCCAATCCGGGGCCGGTCGTCGTCGGCGCGGTGCAGGGCGCGTCCTGCTTCGGCCCGGCCTACGAATTCGCCTTCATCCTCGATCGCGAACTGCGCAAGCGCCGCCTGCGCAGCAAGGTGCCGATGACCTTCGTCACCTCCGAACCCTATATCGGCCACCTCGGGCTCGATGGCGTGGGCGACACCAAGTCGCTGATGGAGAGCGAGTTGCGCCACCGCCACATCAAATGGATCACCAACGCGAAGATTGCCGCGGTGGATGCCGAAAAGGTGGTGGCCGAGGAAGTCGGCGCGGACGGCCAGACGATCGCAACCCACGAGCTGCCCAGCCGCTTCACCATGTTCCTGCCCGCCTTCCGCGGCGTGCCGGCGCTGCGCGGCATCGAGGGGCTGGTCAATCCGCGCGGCTTCGTGCTGATCGATGAGCACCAGCGCAACCCGGCCTATCCGAACGTCTTCAGCGTCGGCGTCTGCGTCGCGATCCCGCCGGTGGGCAAGACGCCGGTGCCGGTCGGTGTGCCGAAGACAGGTTTCATGATCGAATCGATGGTCACCGCCACCGCCCACAATATCGGCGCGCTGCTGCGCGGCGAGGCGCCGCACGCGCGGGCGACGTGGAACGCCGTCTGCCTTGCCGATTTCGGCGATGGCGGCGTGGCCTTCGTCGCCCAGCCGCAGATCCCGCCGCGCGACGTCAACTGGGCCTCGACCGGCGCCTGGGTGCATCTCGCGAAAGTCGCCTTCGAGAAGTATTTCCTCCGCAAGATCCGCGCCGGCGAGAGCGAGCCCTTCTACGAGCGCTTCCTGATGAAGCAGCTCAACATCACGAAGATTCACCACAACGACCGCAAGCCGGCGAAAGGCGCGGGCCATGGCTGA